The window GCCATATTCATAAAGCCGTCATTAATGCCGGTATCTATAAACCGCCAGGCATTCTTCATATTCTTTTAATATTACCCATTAAAAGATGTGATACAGCGGGTGATCTTTTTTAATATTTATTCCCTTTGCCTGCTCGCCATAGGCAATCATGGCATCCATTGTTGCACAGGCAGGATAAACCCAGGAAGCATTTCCTATCGGGCCGTAAAGAATAAAATTTCCACCCCAGCTTATGGGCAATAAA of the Pseudomonadota bacterium genome contains:
- a CDS encoding tetrahydromethanopterin S-methyltransferase subunit H, producing LLPISWGGNFILYGPIGNASWVYPACATMDAMIAYGEQAKGINIKKDHPLYHIF